In Embleya scabrispora, the DNA window TCGATCACCCATAGTAGGGAACTTGGATACCGCTGTGCGCCGATCGAGAATAACGCTTAGTAAAGGAAGGGATACCAAGTGTGCCCATCGGCGTTGTGAAGCTACCGGGAACGACCGCTGATGTGTGCTCTTTGCGTGTTTGTCGGGTTGCCGCGTGTCAGGTGTGCTATATGCGGACAACTTGCCGCCCGTCAGGCGGCGTGAGGCACCCGGGACGGACCCCCTCGCCGCAGGTCGCGGGGGGTGTGCCGGGCCGGGGCCGGGCGCTCAGATCCGGGTCGGCACCCGCCGCCGGACGGCGGTTCCGGCGGCCACGGCGCCCGCGACCGCGCCGATCCCGGCGGCGGCCGGCAGGCCGATCCGGGCGGCCTTGCGGCCGGTGCGGTAGTCCTTCACGCGCCACCCGTGCGCCCGGGCGTGGCGGCGCAGTCGGGCGTCCGGATTGACCGCGCACGGATCGCCCACCAGGGTCAACATCGGTATGTCGTTGGCCGAGTCGCTGTAGGCCGAGCAGTCGCCCAGGTCCAGCCCCTCGCGGGCGGCGAGCGCGCGGACCGCCTGCGCCTTGGCCTCGCCGTGCAGCAGTTCGCCGACCAGGCGGCCGGTGTACACGCCGGCGCGGGTCTCGGGCACGGTGCCGAGCGCGCCGGTCAGGCCGAGGCGGCCGGCGATGGTGTCGGCGATCTCGATCGGCGCGGCGGTGACCAGCCAGACCTGGCGGCCCGCGTCCAGGTGCATCTGGGCGAGTGCCCGGGTGCCCGGCCAGATCTTGTCCGCCATGCACTCGTCGAAGATCTCCTCGCCGATCGCCCGGATCTCCTCGACCGTGTGCCCCTTGGCGAACGACAGCGCGCTCTCCTGCGCGTCGCCCACGTGCCCCATGTGCTCCCCGCCGAGCCGGAACCTGGCCTGCTGCCAGCCGAACCGGGCTATGTCGCGGGTGGTCAGGAACCGGCGCGCGTACAGGCCCCGGGCCAGATGGAAGATCGACGCGCCCTGCATGACGGTGTTGTCCAGGTCGAAGAACGCGGCGCCGATCCGCGCGGGCGCATCGGCCTCACCGGGGGCGCGCGCCGGGGCGCTCGCGTGCGCTGCGGCCGCCGCCGCCTCGCCCGCCCGCACGGCGTTGTCGTGGTTGTTCTCGGTCCTCGATCGCCGGCGCAAGAAAACCATGGTGCCGAGCGTAGTAGGACCGTATTGCGCTGGTGTGGCGCCGGTCTTGCGGGCGTGCGCCCCATCGGTGAAGCGCCGCCTCCGGCTCGGGTCGGGAGGTGGTCTCCCGGTCGGCCTCCGGTGGGGTGACAATCGAGGACGTGAATCCTTTCCGCCGCCGCCCCGACGCCGCGACCCGCTCCGTGACGCTGTTGAGCAAGCCGGGCTGTCACCTGTGTGACGACGCCCGGGTCGTGATCGAACGGGTGACCGGGGAACTGGGGGTGACCTGGACCGAAGTCGACATCACGCGGGACGCGGACCTCCAGCACAAGTACTGGGAGCAGATCCCGGTGACCCTGGTGGACGGCAAGCAGCACGATTTCTGGCGGGTGGACGAGCGGCGGCTGCGCAAGGCGCTCGGCGGCTGATTCGGTCCCATGGCCGGTCCGCTTCGATCCGACCCGATCGCGCTCGGTCGTGCGCCGGAGGAGGGGGCCGACCGGGGGACGAATCGCCGACACGTACGGTGGGGAGGTGGATGCGATGGGTCACCACGACTACGCACGGGCCATGCTCGAGTCACCTCATGTGATCGAGTTCACGCCAGGCTTCGGAACCAAGGCGTGACGAGCATCACGACAGGCGCGCAAATCGGACACCTACTTTGTGCGTACGTTCACAAAAGCCTAACCTGGCAATCGAAATCCCAGGTCCCACCCACAGGAGCAGCGTGGCTACAGGGCGTACCGAGCGACCGGCGCAGCGGGGACGTGGCATCCCCGAGGCGACGGTGGCGCGGCTTCCGCTGTACCTCCGGGCGCTCAGTGCGCTGTCGGAGCGGGGTGTTCCCACGGTCTCGTCCGAGGAACTCGCCGCTGCCGCCGGGGTGAATTCGGCGAAGCTGCGCAAGGACCTGTCGTATCTCGGCTCCTACGGCACCCGCGGGGTCGGTTACGACGTCGAGTATCTCGTGTACCAAATCTCGCGTGAACTCGGGCTCACCCAAGACTGGCCGGTCGCCATCATCGGCATAGGAAATCTGGGTCACGCCCTCGCCAACTACGGCGGGTTCGCCTCGCGCGGCTTCCGGGTCGCGGCCCTGTTGGACGCCGATCGGGCGGTCACCGGGCAGCGGATCGCGGGCATGGCGGTGCGGCACATGGACGACCTCGAGCAGATCGTGCGCGAGGACCACGTGTCGATCGGCGTGATCACCACG includes these proteins:
- a CDS encoding HAD family hydrolase, with the protein product MVFLRRRSRTENNHDNAVRAGEAAAAAAHASAPARAPGEADAPARIGAAFFDLDNTVMQGASIFHLARGLYARRFLTTRDIARFGWQQARFRLGGEHMGHVGDAQESALSFAKGHTVEEIRAIGEEIFDECMADKIWPGTRALAQMHLDAGRQVWLVTAAPIEIADTIAGRLGLTGALGTVPETRAGVYTGRLVGELLHGEAKAQAVRALAAREGLDLGDCSAYSDSANDIPMLTLVGDPCAVNPDARLRRHARAHGWRVKDYRTGRKAARIGLPAAAGIGAVAGAVAAGTAVRRRVPTRI
- a CDS encoding glutaredoxin family protein; its protein translation is MNPFRRRPDAATRSVTLLSKPGCHLCDDARVVIERVTGELGVTWTEVDITRDADLQHKYWEQIPVTLVDGKQHDFWRVDERRLRKALGG
- a CDS encoding redox-sensing transcriptional repressor Rex, which codes for MATGRTERPAQRGRGIPEATVARLPLYLRALSALSERGVPTVSSEELAAAAGVNSAKLRKDLSYLGSYGTRGVGYDVEYLVYQISRELGLTQDWPVAIIGIGNLGHALANYGGFASRGFRVAALLDADRAVTGQRIAGMAVRHMDDLEQIVREDHVSIGVITTPAPAAQEVADRLVAAGITSILNFAPTVLSVPEGVDVRKVDLSIELQILAFHEQRKSGLDPVAGPVPARPSKPGERGDLPEVMPA